ACGACCCGAGCATCGTCGCCTCGGGCCCGACCGTCGCCGACCCGACCACCTTCGCCGACGCCCGCGCCGTCATCGCGAAATACGCCATCGTTCCGCCGGCGTCGGTGACCGCGCGCCTCGCCGCGGCGAAGGACGAGACGCCCAAGCAACTGACCAACGCCACGACGATCATGATCGCCTCGCCGCAGGGAAGCTTAGACGCGGCCGCGGAATACGCGCACTCGCAAGGCATCGCGCCGATCCTGCTCGGCGACGCCATCGAGGGCGAAGCCCGCGACGTCGGCCGCTCCATGGCGGCAACCGCGCTCGTCGCGGAACGGCCTGTCGTGCTGCTCTCCGGCGGCGAGACGACCGTGACCGTGGTCGGCAAGGGCCGCGGTGGGCGCAACGGCGAATTCCTCGCCGGCCTCGCACTCGGCCTCAACGGCGCCGCCAGCGTCTTCGCCCTTGCCGGCGACACCGACGGCATCGACGGCAGCGAGGACAACGCCGGCGCCTTCATCGCGCCGGATACGCTGGCTCGCGCCAAGGCCGCCGGCCTCGACTTCGCCGGCGCCCTGCAGCGGAACGACATGTATCCGGTGTTCGCGGCGCTGGGCGATCTCGTCGTCACCGGCCCGACGCTGACCAATGTCAACGACTTCCGCGCGATCCTCGTGCTCTAGGGCGCGATCCGCCCGATCACCGCGAACTGCACCAGCGCAAAGAAAAACGTGCCGGCCGCGAAGGCGCGTTCCAGTCCGTCCGTCCACGCGGAGTAATCGTCGCGCGTGATCACCGCGGCATCGAGCGCCATGTCTGCCCGCTGCAGCAGAAACTCCAGCCACGCCCGGTCGGTCGTGCCCTGGTCGGTGAGCAGCATCGGCTGCGCCACCACCTCCGCGAAGCCGGCCGTAGCGAACAGCCCGGGCAGCCGCCGCCCGATCCACGCGTCGAGGCTGCGGTCGGCGGAGTGATTCAAGATGCGGCGTGTGACGGTGCGCTCGCCGGGGTGCACCATCGCGGTCTCCCAGTCGACTTCGATCGCCATCACCCGGCCGCCGCGCCGCGTGACGCGCCGCATCTCGGCGATGACGTCCTGCGGCTTGTCGACGTGCAGCAGCACCCAGTGGCAGACGGCCGCATCGAACGCCGCACCGAAAGGCAGCGCGCGGCCGTCGGCAACGCGGATATCGACGAGATGCCCGATGCCGGCGTCGCGCGTCAGGATGCGCGCATGGTCGAGCAGGCCGACGGAAGGATCGACCGCGAACACGCGGCCTCCGGGCGCCACGCGCCGCGCCAGCTCCACGGTCATCACGCCGGTCCCGGCGCCGACGTCGATGACGAT
The sequence above is drawn from the Bauldia sp. genome and encodes:
- a CDS encoding glycerate kinase; the encoded protein is MISGSERAFLRALFDRAVAAALPARVVPAHLPHPPKGRTIVLGAGKASAAMARAVEDNWPADAPLSGLVVTRYGHGVPCRRIEIVEASHPVPDAAGADAARRILELARGAGPDDLVLCLISGGGSALLALPAEGLSLADKQAVNRALLNSGAAIGEMNTVRKHLSAIKGGRLAAAAFPARVVTLLISDVPGDDPSIVASGPTVADPTTFADARAVIAKYAIVPPASVTARLAAAKDETPKQLTNATTIMIASPQGSLDAAAEYAHSQGIAPILLGDAIEGEARDVGRSMAATALVAERPVVLLSGGETTVTVVGKGRGGRNGEFLAGLALGLNGAASVFALAGDTDGIDGSEDNAGAFIAPDTLARAKAAGLDFAGALQRNDMYPVFAALGDLVVTGPTLTNVNDFRAILVL
- a CDS encoding methyltransferase domain-containing protein translates to MVGEAGGERTDNWSRVEGAERVAEAAAKLDQLGGSAAEMRVRARALDMLALKPGEIVIDVGAGTGVMTVELARRVAPGGRVFAVDPSVGLLDHARILTRDAGIGHLVDIRVADGRALPFGAAFDAAVCHWVLLHVDKPQDVIAEMRRVTRRGGRVMAIEVDWETAMVHPGERTVTRRILNHSADRSLDAWIGRRLPGLFATAGFAEVVAQPMLLTDQGTTDRAWLEFLLQRADMALDAAVITRDDYSAWTDGLERAFAAGTFFFALVQFAVIGRIAP